GACTTAATTACTCATTAATTACTACTGTATTTTAATAGGTTAACGTTTCTTTCCTCGACAGTCATAAGTAAGCAGTCTGACGACCCCATGTCCCCGAACGAGGACCATAAATTCAAGTGTCAAATTCCTGGCTGTTCTAAAGCGTTCCGCAAAGCCAAGCTGCTGGATTACCACCTGAAATATTACCACAATACCGATAAGGAACCAGAGCGGGAGATGTGCTCACCCGAGAGAGGGGGGCGAACCAGGGCCACGTCTGCAACCGTACCCGTCGGCTCAGTGCTGGAAATACCGGACGCCAAAAGACGCAGGACGGTCTCCTCATCCTCCTGTACGTCTGTTTGTGGTGAAAGTCAAGATCTATTCTTGAAATCTTGTCCTATAACAAGTCTAAGTGGCATTTTTAGCTTAATTACAGTATGTGGGCACTAAACATTGACTGACCTCAGGTGTTATTCCTATTggcacacccattgctaacaggtgtaaataattaaaggataaaataaattatgcttccaactttgtgggatcAGTTGGAGTAGGGCTCTTTCCCAtcctgggtggcacggtggctcagtgagtggcactgtcacctcacaagaAGGAGGTCCTAGGTTCGTTTCCCAGGTATAGaggtacgggtcctttctgtgtggagtttgcatgttctcccacagtctaaagtcgtgcagtcaggtgaattggagatacaaaattgtccatgactgtgtttgaccttaaaaacttgaactggttTCATCGTTAGTgtctaaaacatgacgttaaaatcctaataaatgacaaataaatacataaatactttCCTGTTTTAGCAAGACTGTGCCTTCGTGCACAAAGAGACCTCAAGAGTCCTAAACGtcttgactaaatgggcacaaattcccacagacacttgtAGAGCTGAGCCCAACTCCAGATTAACATCCTCAAACaaactcatgatcaggtgtccacatacttttggccactagGTGTTTCTGAGCTGCTCACGCCGGACTGATTCTCCAGTGGGTTTAACGCTTCTGTCCATCTTTGCAGCTCTGTCTCCGCAGGGCCAGACGTTGCAGCTGGACTGTACCGGTTCCGGTTCCTGCCCGAAGCCTCCGAAGTTCTGTAAGAAAAAGCAATCGTCTGCGTCCATCAGCTCCGACAGCACCGAAGTCTCGCTGTCCTCAGTACCCCGGGAAAAGACCTTCGAGAGCTTCCACGACAAGTTCCTTAAGAGGGGCGCAGAGAAAGATAAACACCTGGATACAGGTAGATCAAGCTCCGAGTGTCGGTGtcactttttaaatgtattatcatGGTAGCACAGCATTTTACAGCTTTACAgcgctgtgacagtatacaatccaaacgattgagggttaagggcagtgGCAAGCTgccagcggtggggcttgaaccggcaaccttctgtttttactagtccagtaccttaaccaccaagctacCCCTGCCTACTTCAACACTTCATTTCTGTCATAAACAGAATTAGGGTGGCACACTGGTGGGtactagcactgtcgcctcacagaaacaaggtcctgggttcgattcccaggtggaactgtccgggtgctttctgtgtggagtttgcacgttctcctcgtgtccgggtgggtttcctcccacagtccaaagacgtgcaagtgaagtgaggtgaattggagatacaaaactggcCATGATAGTGttaaactgatgaattatgGGTAAAGAAATGAAACCCACCACACTTAAGCGTATAATAAAGCCAATATTGCGCAATAATACAGGTATCACAGTATGACCTCTTCccattgtgtgtttatttatttgtttatttatttttaaggacTACCTATGAAGACTGAAAGGAAAATTAAAAGTGAAGAGAAGTGCCAGCTCATCGGTAAGGATGTTTTCTATACATTTAGGAAAACGTAATGTCACTATAGCCTATCGTGCACTTATTCTTGAATGTATGTCCTTCCATTCGCagggaaaaagagagagaaagaacgcAGAGACCGAAAAGAGAAagacctgtttaaaatcaaacagaagaaaaagaaaaagaagaagaagaaatccAAACAGCACTGTAAGAAagctgttgtgttttttttataacacCCTAGCGcagcgctccccaacctttttttgcaccacggaccggtttcatataaaattataatttcacggaccggcgggaggattttaaataaaataactacaCGATGAACAGAcgataaacacccgtgtgttggaaatagaagcagtgatTTCCTTGCTGATGTATGTCTAattcaggggtgggcaattactttttccaaGAGGCCACATAGgaaactgttactgttgtggagggccggaccaacaGGGTGAACGTCATTCTGTTCGGTATTAATaagatttctttttattgccttaattttacagttctgataagctgttactgttaagagtCGATGTTACGatcagaaaatgaaaagcaggcaAAGTAAagacatcaacattatttcactatttaatcaactttcttgaaaacaaatgtgaacaaaatgtgctgtTGCTGTTTGGATCACAAAGCTCATCTtaactgctccagtcctggatgtgtaaaaccTTGTATTGGTTTGCAGTTTAGTCAGcgaagcttcagatgtgacgctctgcatcgttcaagttcttgtatttctgtgtgtttagtaccgtaacggTGATATAAACCCTggatttaaattgtgatccttaaacagaTGTACACCTGACTGACTTCTGAAGTTCATGTCTTCGGGGCgtgggtcagcaccagtagagaggaagcaagtgaggggaattggagatacaaaattgtttgacattgaaaacctgaactgatgaatctcgcGTAAGcggtaactaccgttcctgtcatgagtgtaaccagagtgtaaaacatgacgttaaaaccctaataaaataaataaaataacatgcgttagaaaaataaaacctttgaTCTGTTTTGAAGCTGCTCTGGTGTGTCATAACTTGAACCTCGTATCTGCTTCACAGGTTACTCCGATCTTGAAGATATGTCTCTGTCGTTTGTGGAGAGTTCAGCCTACCTTCATCGTTACTCCTCGAGCTCCTTCTCCAAACACGCAGCCTTCCAGTTTCCTCGTGCCATTCTGTCAGTGGATCTCACCGGAGAGAGTGAGTCTTTATTTACATGCTCTTAGAGCAgggtttttttaatatatgagatgaatctgcatcagtgtggaataagcgtcagatccggggttacagctccacgtgtatctgtgtttatctggattttttctcactgtttcacttttaaacttgtgttacagctccagcttctggagaaacggtgagaatcagaatcagcttctcccagagtctaaaacgcttctggttcagaataaagcttaacgtggtttaatgtagtaaaagaaggagacaggagcactaaacttctcttcatcattactgctcataagttctctcctcgttgttttagtacaataagtcacgttaagctttgttcgtaCGGCCTGAGTTGATTTTACCGcgtcgtatcaaacagttcatctcattggaggagctttgaaaaggtcagcggcaaataTGGCAAacagcctagcggttaaggtactgcactagcaatcaaaaggtcgctcATTCaagccactgccaggttgccgctgttgggcccttgagcaaggcccttaattttcAATTGCGCAGACAGTaaactgtcacattactgtaagtcactttggcttataaggcgcccaggtggcgcagcgggatattccactagcacaccggTGTTGcccccggtcggctgggcgccgtctagcgggcataattgccagtgcctgcagcagacacatttctgctagggcgggatggccggactatgtgggtggggtcttcaagcgccgtgtaaggaccctgattggcagatagagaggcgcttgtgcagagtgcatgggtgaaaaagggttccgctaagggctgtgcacaGGTCTGAGAAGCCGTGAGCAGCGATAGACCACGACTGCAGTCAGGGATAAAGCGTATAATATAATGTCTTCCCAGATCTATCAGACATAGACTTCCTGGAGGACTCCACCACAGAGTCTCTGCTTTTTAGTGGCGACGAGTACGCTCAGGATCCCGACTCCTTCCTGATGGACGACTTTCAGGACGAGGAGGACGATTCGGCTAACGAAATCGTCCGCTGCATCTGTGAAATGGACGAAGAGAACGGCTTCATGATTCAGGTCAGccgggtgtttttttttagtcCTGTGATCAGTTCAGGACTTCTTCTCAGGTCACTTCACACACTTGACTACAGAAACTTGAATACACTTGATCTCGGTCAACTATTAGCATTAAGTTTATTGTAATTGTAAGAATTAAAGAATTAAGGTGATAAGACTCACATTTATCTTCATCTGTTCATATGATGTTTAAGAAAAACAGGAAAAAGCTTAGACGGCAGCCGAGTGGCAACATTAAGGGTCTGAATGAGTTTATTTAATGcagtttcctcccaatctagtcatatccagttccctgaTCATATttcacctccactcctgactgtcttttgactagagtctgagtcaagtcacgaggctttaggctagagtccgagtcaagtcacgaggctttaggctagagtccgagtcaagtcacgaggctttaggctagagtccgagtcaagtcccgagtttttaggctagagtctgattcgagtcacgagtccttagactagagtccgagtcaagtcacgagtctttaggctagaggccgagacaagtcacgagtctttaggctagagttcgagtcaagtcacgagtctttaggctagagtccgagacaagtcacgagtctttaggctagagtccgagtcaagtcacgagtctttaggctagagtctgagtcaagtcacgaggctttaggctagagtctgagtcaagtcccgagtctttaggctagagttcgagtcgagtcacgagtctttaggttagagtctgagacaagtcacgagtctttaggctagagtccgagtcgagtcacgagtctttaggctagagtccgagtcgagtcacgagtctttaggctagagtccgagtcgagtcacgagtctttaggctagagtccgagtcgagtcacgagtcttttaggctagagtccgagtcaagtcacgagtctttaggctagagtccgagtcgagtcccgagtctttaggctagagtccgagtcgagtcccgagtctttaggctagagtccgagacgagtcacgagtctttaggctagagtccgagtcaagtcacgagtctttaggctagagtccgagtcgagtcacgagtctttaggttagagtccgagtcgagtcacgagtctttaggcttgaGTCCGAgacgagtcacgagtctttaggctagagtcttaGTCAAGtctcgagtctttaggctagagtcttaGTCAAGtcccgagtctttaggctagagtccgagtcgagtcacgagtctttaggctagagtccgattcaagtcgcgagtctttaggctaaagtccgagtcgagtcacgagtctttaggctagagtccgagtcgagtcacgagtctttaggctagagtccgagtccagtcacgagtctttaggctagagtccgagtcgagtcccgagtctttaggctagagtccgagtcgagtcccgagtctttaggctagagtccgagacgagtcacgagtctttaggctagagtccgagtcaagtcccgagtctttaggctagagttcgagtcgagtcccgagtctttaggctagagtccgagacaagtcacgagtctttaggctagagtccgagtcaagtcacgagtctttaggctagagttcgagtcgagtcccgagtctttaggctagagtccgagacaagtcacgagtctttaggctctCTGTGCGgtaccattaatcagccagcagaggtcgtaactgcagcacttaacAGGAGACCCTACGACCCTTCATTCCTCGGCCTAGCCATTAGGTGCCTGGCCGGTCGTTGtcagtgtaggtgtgtgttagcagtgtattagtttgtatttatttattcattattatttaagtgcAGCTGCCATTGCATTGGGGTCGAGTCTCAAGTTATAGATGCAAGCCCACCAGATAAGGAACCCTTCCGTCAAGGATGGATTTAAAGTTTTGATAAATATTCACTCAGTTCTATGAATTCAATACTTATATACTATAGTTGTTCCTCTCAACCCAGTGTGAGGAGTGTATGTGCTGGCAGCACAGTGTCTGTATGGGACTCCTAGAGGACAGCATCCCTGACCAGTATATCTGTTACATCTGTAGAGACCCACCAGGTAATAAATACATCGTTTTAGATGTATCTGATGTTTCTGATCGTATTCATGCTGCTATTTAagctgatttgtttattttaatagggCAGagatggagttttaaataccgtcatgATAAAGACTGGCTCTGTAAGGGCCACATGTACGGCTTATCTGTGCTGGCCGAGAACTACTCTCATCAGAACGCCAAGAAGATCGTCTCCACCCATCAGTTACTGGCTGACGTTTACAGTGTTAAAAAGGTGCTCCATGGTCTGCAGCTCAAGATGGAAATCCTACAGTAAGAGCAACAtagataaatgagtgaatgaactgTTGCCTAAATTGTCCAATATCTGCTTTATATTTACAGTCTTATTTccagtttggacaccactgttTAATTCCTAGATTACATATCTAACACGTGGTGGATCGATtgctgtttatttaatgttaaaacGAGCtggaaaacataataataatccacTTGACATTATTACTTATGGGAAAAATGATTCAGAATATGTACAAATCacaattcgaacagcctcctggGTCGAATTGTGTACAAATAGTGAGGTGctgctttattttataatttagagGACGTGTTAACAACAAAACATGGATTTTGACCAAGGTGTCCAAACTACCAAGACATAAATTTATGTACAGTGTTTGTCTAAAAGCACGAAGAGTCATGAAATGTCAATGAGGGCTGGGGTGccttctagcaggcacaatcggccttcagtctgctgggtggtaaaaagaccggactaaagggtggggttatcaacccTTGGTTGTCCAGGGTGACTCTCTTCACCCTCAAATCCATCAAAGTACGGGTGAATAGGGAGGGATTGGTGGTGTGCGCATAcattggagggagtgtgtgtcaggcgaccATACATCATCCCTGGACGCCGTTGGGGTCCCCAGCGGCGTATTGACATTTCTAAATTAGAAGAAAAAGGCggttaaatgcataaatatatatatttaaaaaatgcatacaGTGGTTGAAAGATAGTGTAGTGAATGTCTGTTATCTGTGTTTAttcagtgtttgttttgtttctcacatttcaggaaaaaaaacaatcccAGTTTACACCTGTGGGCTCGTTCCTGGGTGAACTCGGACGAGGACCAGCCCATGGGCGGGGTCCCGGACTGCATCCTGTTTCAGCACTGCAACAACCAGCACCCGAATCCTGAGACCTACATCACCAGCGAGCACAGTTACCAGAAGCCCTCAAGCACGGGCCATCAACACAAACTGGAGCAGGGCTCCCAGACCGCCTCCCAGACCCTGCCGTTTATACCGAAGGAGGAGGAGGTAGCTGGGTTATGCgtactttatattttactttgatATTTACCGTATCAAACATAACACGAGTTCTTTAAAATACACTTCATGTTTaatcaaatgtctgttaagcTTATTTTGATATTAcaaagtacagtgtgtgtgtgtgtgtgtacaggtgagcAGCGCCATCTCTCTGTCCGGCTGTGTACGTGAGAGCGGCGCCGGGCAGGTGGAACAGGCCAGAAACTGCCTGCAGTGGCAGATGAACCTGCTGACGCACATAGAGGACGTTCAGAACCAAGTAGCCGGCCGCATGGATCTCATCGAGAAAGAGCTGGACGGTCGGTTCGTGTTTATTACGCTTTAAccacaataaaacacaatataGTTTAGATTTATGCTAGCCCACAACAGCTGGGATCCAGAGTTACAGCCCCCAGCTGTGCTTTCGGCCGGTCGGGTGTCTGTTATCAGTATAAAAAATGCTGAAACTGCTTTTCAAGAAGCTGCGTTTATTTAGAAGAAGGAACCAGACAGACTTTGAGGGACCGGTCTCTTTTGTAAAGCAGAATTTGTAGGTCGTGGCCGTCTAAGCTTAGACACTCTTGTTAGTCCATGCTTTTTAAAACTGGCAAGCCCATGATAGCGTTtagactagggatgcatcaataccattttttcccaaccgagtatgagtacgagtacgagtacatgtatttttgtacttgccgataccgataccaatacctatttagaatacctttttttttctttaaaaacaaaaacacacgtgagaagtgacgagaagtttaatgaatgtttgtgcgctgatgtgatgaaatcaaggaggaaaaataaatgaatctgagtggatttggcaacacgagcagcacggatcgttctgtagtgagttggaggttaataaatatttttgcaatgttggtgttttgttgttatgttttgtagagaacgatcaggtcagaaatactgtaaaacgtgtgtgtgtgtgtgctgatgtattctgatataaactatattatcccccggtcccacctgtttacactcctctcctgcgtttcccctcacaccgtatcctgcgttctcattggctgttcgacaccgcactcattcccagtcgcacatctgagatcagatatctgacgtgctagaaaactcgagcgaacgccgagtcgctcccgagccggcaaatctagcgccgaccggtcgccgagcgaaaatcagggcaaaaatggtgtagtgtgaaccaggcataacgcagcgacgtgcactaggctcacggtatcggatgtttagtatcggagcttcgtttgcgagtacgagttaatgagcgcggtatcgggcaaatacccgacaccagtatcggtactcacgCATCTCTAGTTTAGACCCTAGCTAATTCACGCCTGTGAAAATCCCATCACGAACCGTGAAACGAGCCTTTTGCCGTGTAATACAAGTCGCTGAGAAATTCAAACTGTAAAGTTTGGGTTTAGCGATTCAACGTTTTTCTTCCGTGttgcgttcaagtgcctcacgtttactggttaattcaCACTACGAGGCGTCTAGCGTAACTGatcatctttagagtttgctgagtttataaggtaagaaataaactaaacatagacaaactacgaggagcagaatactttactggcttgttcttttgaggtgcagcacagagatgatcacgtgtgtagagaagcacagtTTTACACTGATTATGGAATCAACGAAGGGACAAAATGCCTCAATACGTGAAACACACACGTCAAAcactgtcagcacactacaccacagaaaagtctgttacactagcaatgctacggcaattcagttacgtttagttcacactacacgacttttattttattttattattattattattattattatttttttttttacccctttttctccccttttagcgcatccaattgttcaattagcatcgtgcttcctctctgtctatgccgaaccctgccctgacggaggtgattgaagctaacccgtatcccctccgaaacacgagcagcagccagatgcatctttgccacccacacattgacgagtttggcgccacctagcgttgcatgcggagagacacaccctaagggcaccctctcccatctctgtgtaagcgcctccaatcagccggcagagaacgcaatcgcattctgacagagagagacccacatccggttctttgtcccaccccccacatgagcaaccggccaatcgttgctcatatagccactcggcttcgaaccggtaaagcaaggctggattcgataccacgttctcagaatccagccctggttgcagcgcgtttctttttaccgctgcgccacctgagcggccactacacgacttttgccctgattttcgcccggcggctggtcggcggtagatttgccggctcgggagcaactcggcgttcgctcgccgatcgaaactcggctctcgatcactGTGTGTGAACTCGATCCGAGTGGCTCGCCGGCTcgaccgaagcgagatttctagcatgtcagatatctaaatctgagttgcccgactggcagtgagtgctatgtcgaacagccaatgagaacgcaagatacggtgtgaggggaaacgcaggggaggagtgtaaaaaggtgggacaggggcgtaatatagtttatatcagaatacatcagcacacacacaagctatacagtatttctgacctgatcgttctctacaaaacacccacgctgcattgcaaaaatatttattaacctccaactcactatagaacaatccctgctgttcacgttgccaaatccactcagattcacttacttttcctctttgattttacgctgcacatcagcgcacaaactttgatcgctcgctacttgttgacgtgcacgtttggacgtggtgtcattaaacccctcgtcacttctcgcgtgtgttttagTGACTAAAcctagtttgggagagcagagaagctcgcctgcgattccagttggcgATAgacggtgtagtgtgtgaccccctatcgcttgaaacaccgacttgaaagactcccgattacaagagatccagtcgtgtagtgtgaaccgtacagcgacccgacgacTTTaaaggtcgtgtagtgtgaacatggcattagcaatcggttagtgaAAATCTCAAGATGTggaagtaaagcagctaaaacacgactcgggtaactgagttcgGAAAACTAACAATTCTGTGGACCCGGGTATGAGTAGGagtattttcgtatttgagatagaacatgaagcctcgcgcAGTGGCTGCATAATTCAGatttacataaaatatttaggtagctgtgctgtgtattgtagcttctatttattctatcttttcatttatgagtgtcatttaatgactgatgtaaaatgtgcataaaatgaagcacattttcttgtgcagtaaatttttttatgtttttcaatCCTAAGAACCgatattcatgtatttttcttgttTCTGCTCAGTGTTGGAGAGCTGGTTGGATTTCACGGGCGAGCTGGAACCTCCGGACCCGCTGGCCAGACTCCCTCAGCTCAAGTGCCGAATCAAACAGCTGCTGTCAGACCTGGCCAAAGTGCAGCAGATGAGCTCGCTGTGCTCTTTGTGAGGGCGCTCGGGGTGACGGCGGATATTTaagggctgtgtgtgtgtgaacctaACGCACACCGTGTGGTCGGTTTGATTCCTGCAGCGCTTGTAGTCGAGGGGTGAGAAGAACAAGAGCTGTGCTCGGTCAACTTCTGAACCACGTGCACCTTCGTAGTGCCCTCGCGGCCTCATCGGTCTCATCGTAGCATGAAGTCAGGCAGAATGTTTACATTACAATCACATCCGGTTCAACGCGGTCAGTCCACGTGCACGACCTGCAGTTAGTTAGAAATACTTCTTTATTTAATCCCTAGTTAGAAACGATATtcagaaataaacacaaaacatcacAGTACGTAATCAAACACCACCAGGTTAACGGTTTAACTTGTTTAACTTTTGAAAGCCGTTCTTCtgaattttcccccaattttctcccctaatttggtcgtatccaattcccccgattgcgttacgcttcacctctgc
This DNA window, taken from Trichomycterus rosablanca isolate fTriRos1 chromosome 3, fTriRos1.hap1, whole genome shotgun sequence, encodes the following:
- the phf20l1 gene encoding PHD finger protein 20-like protein 1 isoform X3; protein product: MSKKPPNRPGITFEAGARVEAQDYLQKWYPSRIEKIDYNEGKMLIHFDRWSHRYDEWISWDSNRLRPLERPALRKEGFKEDEDMSERLGEMRASRLRELPGRTESTEDQKDLPQPRQKLKDGEEVLARWTDCRYYPAKIESVNKEGTYTVQFYDGVVRCVKSIHIKSMPEDAKGQQDWIALVKAAKSKGGCRARTSANSNKEDRTELSEELNDDDVDADSDRFASSDEEDCKPSAEELEMAKTKRRRNREGGLSHVKRARLSKAAGPSFEGDVKEDLTITSKQRGPVAETCPGDDAVNQKPSSLISSSPSTSRSSRLKHDSGESTNSSLSTSTTAEPKPSTSLIHNLLDTPTASASSPQRCRRSQRLAISFDCPPSPQSRETNPETPQTDCTQKADAENICVVKTEPSCTPITDAPASSVSPPETAPSADIKKEQATDALLVNHASVAETAPPVVTATGPKAASKKANKHAREPIISKQSDDPMSPNEDHKFKCQIPGCSKAFRKAKLLDYHLKYYHNTDKEPEREMCSPERGGRTRATSATVPVGSVLEIPDAKRRRTVSSSSSLSPQGQTLQLDCTGSGSCPKPPKFCKKKQSSASISSDSTEVSLSSVPREKTFESFHDKFLKRGAEKDKHLDTGLPMKTERKIKSEEKCQLIGKKREKERRDRKEKDLFKIKQKKKKKKKKKSKQHCYSDLEDMSLSFVESSAYLHRYSSSSFSKHAAFQFPRAILSVDLTGENLSDIDFLEDSTTESLLFSGDEYAQDPDSFLMDDFQDEEDDSANEIVRCICEMDEENGFMIQCEECMCWQHSVCMGLLEDSIPDQYICYICRDPPGQRWSFKYRHDKDWLCKGHMYGLSVLAENYSHQNAKKIVSTHQLLADVYSVKKVLHGLQLKMEILQKKNNPSLHLWARSWVNSDEDQPMGGVPDCILFQHCNNQHPNPETYITSEHSYQKPSSTGHQHKLEQGSQTASQTLPFIPKEEEVSSAISLSGCVRESGAGQVEQARNCLQWQMNLLTHIEDVQNQVAGRMDLIEKELDGRVGELVGFHGRAGTSGPAGQTPSAQVPNQTAAVRPGQSAADELAVLFVRALGVTADI
- the phf20l1 gene encoding PHD finger protein 20-like protein 1 isoform X6, translated to MSKKPPNRPGITFEAGARVEAQDYLQKWYPSRIEKIDYNEGKMLIHFDRWSHRYDEWISWDSNRLRPLERPALRKEGFKEDEDMSERLGEMRASRLRELPGRTESTEDQKDLPQPRQKLKDGEEVLARWTDCRYYPAKIESVNKEGTYTVQFYDGVVRCVKSIHIKSMPEDAKGQQDWIALVKAAKSKGGCRARTSANSNKEDRTELSEELNDDDVDADSDRFASSDEEDCKPSAEELEMAKTKRRRNREGGLSHVKRARLSKAAAGPSFEGDVKEDLTITSKQRGPVAETCPGDDAVNQKPSSLISSSPSTSRSSRLKHDSGESTNSSLSTTSASSPQRCRRSQRLAISFDCPPSPQSRETNPETPQTDCTQKADAENICVVKTEPSCTPITDAPASSVSPPETAPSADIKKEQATDALLVNHASVAETAPPVVTATGPKAASKKANKHAREPIISKQSDDPMSPNEDHKFKCQIPGCSKAFRKAKLLDYHLKYYHNTDKEPEREMCSPERGGRTRATSATVPVGSVLEIPDAKRRRTVSSSSSLSPQGQTLQLDCTGSGSCPKPPKFCKKKQSSASISSDSTEVSLSSVPREKTFESFHDKFLKRGAEKDKHLDTGLPMKTERKIKSEEKCQLIGKKREKERRDRKEKDLFKIKQKKKKKKKKKSKQHCYSDLEDMSLSFVESSAYLHRYSSSSFSKHAAFQFPRAILSVDLTGENLSDIDFLEDSTTESLLFSGDEYAQDPDSFLMDDFQDEEDDSANEIVRCICEMDEENGFMIQCEECMCWQHSVCMGLLEDSIPDQYICYICRDPPGQRWSFKYRHDKDWLCKGHMYGLSVLAENYSHQNAKKIVSTHQLLADVYSVKKVLHGLQLKMEILQKKNNPSLHLWARSWVNSDEDQPMGGVPDCILFQHCNNQHPNPETYITSEHSYQKPSSTGHQHKLEQGSQTASQTLPFIPKEEEVSSAISLSGCVRESGAGQVEQARNCLQWQMNLLTHIEDVQNQVAGRMDLIEKELDGRVGELVGFHGRAGTSGPAGQTPSAQVPNQTAAVRPGQSAADELAVLFVRALGVTADI
- the phf20l1 gene encoding PHD finger protein 20-like protein 1 isoform X2, translating into MSKKPPNRPGITFEAGARVEAQDYLQKWYPSRIEKIDYNEGKMLIHFDRWSHRYDEWISWDSNRLRPLERPALRKEGFKEDEDMSERLGEMRASRLRELPGRTESTEDQKDLPQPRQKLKDGEEVLARWTDCRYYPAKIESVNKEGTYTVQFYDGVVRCVKSIHIKSMPEDAKGQDWIALVKAAKSKGGCRARTSANSNKEDRTELSEELNDDDVDADSDRFASSDEEDCKPSAEELEMAKTKRRRNREGGLSHVKRARLSKAAAGPSFEGDVKEDLTITSKQRGPVAETCPGDDAVNQKPSSLISSSPSTSRSSRLKHDSGESTNSSLSTSTTAEPKPSTSLIHNLLDTPTASASSPQRCRRSQRLAISFDCPPSPQSRETNPETPQTDCTQKADAENICVVKTEPSCTPITDAPASSVSPPETAPSADIKKEQATDALLVNHASVAETAPPVVTATGPKAASKKANKHAREPIISKQSDDPMSPNEDHKFKCQIPGCSKAFRKAKLLDYHLKYYHNTDKEPEREMCSPERGGRTRATSATVPVGSVLEIPDAKRRRTVSSSSSLSPQGQTLQLDCTGSGSCPKPPKFCKKKQSSASISSDSTEVSLSSVPREKTFESFHDKFLKRGAEKDKHLDTGLPMKTERKIKSEEKCQLIGKKREKERRDRKEKDLFKIKQKKKKKKKKKSKQHCYSDLEDMSLSFVESSAYLHRYSSSSFSKHAAFQFPRAILSVDLTGENLSDIDFLEDSTTESLLFSGDEYAQDPDSFLMDDFQDEEDDSANEIVRCICEMDEENGFMIQCEECMCWQHSVCMGLLEDSIPDQYICYICRDPPGQRWSFKYRHDKDWLCKGHMYGLSVLAENYSHQNAKKIVSTHQLLADVYSVKKVLHGLQLKMEILQKKNNPSLHLWARSWVNSDEDQPMGGVPDCILFQHCNNQHPNPETYITSEHSYQKPSSTGHQHKLEQGSQTASQTLPFIPKEEEVSSAISLSGCVRESGAGQVEQARNCLQWQMNLLTHIEDVQNQVAGRMDLIEKELDGRVGELVGFHGRAGTSGPAGQTPSAQVPNQTAAVRPGQSAADELAVLFVRALGVTADI